DNA sequence from the Stenotrophomonas sp. 24(2023) genome:
AGCCGGTCAAACGTCTCGGTGATAGACCAGGGCTTCCATTCATGGCTCGCTAAGGGCGTCCGGCTGCTTGCCGAGATAATGGCATGCCCGGTCATGCCTACGAAGAAGCGACGATTGCTAGCCGACACGCTATAGCTAACCGAAGCTAGCAGTAGTGCCAGGTTGTCGTCGGGCCTCGGATCAGAAAGAGCCGCGTGTGCACCAACCTGATTTCTCCACTGCTGAATCTCAGGGCAGACGCTCTTCACCAGACTTTGCCCCAGCGCCTTAACCGCCCCCCTATCTCGGGTAAGCGCATGAAGCAAAGCCGGCTCGGCCCGGAGCTTGTCTGCGACGGGCACGAGTTGGAGATAAGAAGTTAGGCTTGTAGCAAACCATCCGAATGCCCCATAGACAAAGGGGTATGGGCATGGCATTCCCGTCCATCGATCTTGAGCCGTTAGCAAATCCAGTTCCCGCTGCCTGACTTGCTTGGCCAATTCGATTATGGCGTCCTGGCGAGCAATCAAGCCCATCGTGAACCCATCCCTCACGGGGTGCACAACACCGTTGTCATGATCAAGAATGATCGCGCTCATTCTGAGGTCTCTAGGGGCTCAGGCAGTCTACATCCCTTGGTCGCTCAATAGGCCTTCCCGAAGCGCTCATTGATGGCCTCAATATTGGCCATGGCTTGCGGGACGAGTTCATCAAAGAACACCTCCCGCGTGCATGGCTGAAAGACATTCCAGTAGGGCGTCGTTGCCGCGCCACAGTAGATGAGGCCTGAGCGAGTGGAGTCATCGAACAACGCGAAGCAGGGCCCGGCGCCTACTTCTGCAAAGTTTCCGGGAAGGAGCAACTCCTCGTTTCTCCAGTGAAACGGCAATGGCAGCTTCCTCCCGTCGGATAGCTCCAGGTAAGTTCGCTCGTTGCCGTCGGCCCCTGGGTGGGTGTGGATGAGCTGCGAGGCAGTGGTCATTTACGGCTCCTTCGACGTGGTGGGGCGCTGGGTCATACGCGGTCACTCCATCCATAGCGAGCAACACCTGCACGCGCAATTTGCCCACCAGAAGCTACATCATCCGCAGCCGCAGCCAAGAAAACCTTCAAGAGTTTCTCGCCGTTTGCGTCACGGTCCATCTGTGCGCTTTCCACCCGGGCAGGTGCTCCGTTGTTGTGGATCTGGATGTTCATTCGACCACCACCAGCCGCGGCATCGTAAGCGGCAGTCTGTCGCCGGCTGAGTACGCGCTCACCCGTTTGCAGAACAGCAAAACGTTCATCGGACTTGAGGCTATATCCACCACCGCCATGGAAGCGAGGGGCTTTCCCGATCATCTCTTGCGTAACCGCCAGTCGCATACGCGAGCCTCCGGAGCCGACCACACCACCTTGGTGATGCTTGCCGACAATGGCACCGATAATCTTGCTAACCGTCCCGCCAGACGAGCTTCCGCTTTGGTTGAACAGGCTCTGCACCGTTCGTAGCGCAGCTTCTTGGGCGATCATTCGGGCCACACCCGCGACGAAGCTCTTTACCATGTCGCTGAACGCATCCTTGAAGCTCTTGGCACCGGTGGTCAGATCCGCCCAAAAGTCTCCAAACGACGATGCTGCAAGGTCTTGGGTTTTCTGAGCCTACACCCGCCGGGACTGTACCATCTGGGCGATCTGCAGGTCGATGTCCTGCAGGCCGGCCAGGGCGGCCTGCTGCTCAGGTGATCCCTGCTTCAGCCCGGCCATAGATTCAACTGAGGCGACTCGCAGGGCGCGAAGGTCATCGAGCGCCTTGGTGCGTGCTGCGGCCAGTTGCGCCTCACCCTCCCCGTAAGGGCCGGAAAACTGTCGAAAACTGGGGTCCGAATTCCCCCGGTGGAGGCGCTATCCCACAGGGGCCCCAGTCGTCCAGCTTGCTGGGGGAAACCCCTTGCCCTGTCAGCCTGGAGCCCGATTAAGCAGCGTAAGGAGGCTTCCGACACTATTGGGCCCAGCCAATGTCTTGACTATCACACTACAGGCTTGCTCCCGATTGCTGCATTTCACGTCGAAGCCGATCGGCCTCCGCGCATGCCAGAACTTCCTTGATAGCACTGACATGCCAGACCCTCCCAAGGTCTGACTCTGGGTTGATTCTTCCAGAGTAGATGCCGAGAAACTCCCACTTGGCGCCGGCATCAATCACTGATGCTGCTCTGCCATCTTTTTCGACTCGGTGGTCACCGACTCGATAGGCGATAACCGCAGAGCCCGATTGGCCCCGTCTCGCCCTGCAGTCAATCAAGAACACCGGGTTATCAGCTGTGATTATCGACAGTTCTTGTGCGATGAAGCCGGTCGCCCAGATTGGAAACCGGCCATAGGATGAAAGGCCAAAAGGAAATCCGACGACGCTAACGGGCTCTGCAGGGCCCACGAGAAGTCCGGGCCTATCAAGGTCAAGCTCTAAGTAGTATGGAAATCTGATTACGTCATCGGCCCAGGATAGGTTCAATGCGACTAGGTCGGCTGATGCTCCTAAGCGCGGGTGCTCAATGAAGTACGGCTCACCACTCTCTCGAAAGAGTGGAAGACGAATTGGGAGCCATTCCCCTAGCTCCAGTGGGTTCTTGTGAAAGTAGATAACGATGTTATCTGGGATTGCTGCTGTGGTGCTCAAACACTCCCCGGTGTCTTGATGTCTTCCAGTGACGTTGTGCCGATTTGTGATAAATGCACAATGGGATTTATGGTCGTTTGCGACCAAAAATCCTGTCCCGGTTCCGATGACCGTTTGTCCGAAACAGATCTCTATGTACAAAGACTTCACTGTCGGAGTGGCTAGCGTCAAATCAATGGCATTGCGCGGCTTCAGATCATTCGGCGAAAGAGTCGTTGTCATTGGGTTGCTATAGTTTTTGTGCGGCGGTTGATTGATGAACTTTATCGAATTTGCATTTGAGAGGGATATTCATTGGAAGCCTTCGCCAGACTGTATCCAGCCCAGCACATCGCCGACGTAGTACCAAGGCGTTTTGGCGGGTTGGTAAAAGCGCGGCCCCTTGCCCTCCGTTCGCCATCGTCGTAAGCGGCTGACCGGGCATGAAATGAGTACCGCCGCCGTCCCCTCTGTAACGCGCCCGTCGATCGTAACGTAGTGGCCTGCTGCCTCTAGGCGCTGGCGGACTTCGGCGATAGAAGCCGGGGTGCTGGTAGCGTCGGAGGTGCTCAGTTCGTCGCTCCTCACATGTTCCTCCGATGATCTGTCTCCACGGGGTGCCTATGGCCGCTGTTGCTGACCGACGCATCCTTGGCTGCCAGCCGACAGCGCGCGCCGAATGCAGGCTTTGCCGGGTGCTGGCAGCCGTGGTGGTGACGGTGGTTCACCAGGTAGCGAAGCCCGTGCACATCGTGCAGCGGGCGCAGGGGGTGAATTGGGTGCACGGGGTGCGCTTCTTTCCACTGCGCCCGGTGCAGCCCTGCGCCAGATGCGTGACCTGTCACCTCCGCCAGTGTTGTCACCCTTGACACCGTCTCACCCGTCTGCAGCGCGCGCCGCCCGTACGGTCTCGGTGGCGCTCGGTGCGGATGCCAAGCAGGTGCTCGCGCAAAGGGTGCAATCCACGACATGTGCGAAGGGGGCAATCGGTGCAGTGCGGTGCAACCGTCTCGCCACTTCTGGCGGTGCTGTGATGCGCAGAGCAGGGGCGGGGTGTGCGCAAAACCACACACCCCCTGGTAGTAGTTATCTGTGCACTCACCCTGAGTACGGCTTTGTCCCGAAATTGACCCTGACCGTACTCGCCCCGAGTACGCTTTCGTTAGATTCTCGTTACGTTTAGACATGACCGTACTCGCCTTGAGTGCGGGGCGTACTCACCTTGAGTGCCGCGTTTTTTGGCATTCGCCGACGTAGTCACCATTCGGCCCAATGTTCGTCAGCAGGAAGGAGCGCGCGCGGCCGGTGCCGGTCTTCTGATCGAAGTTGCTGGGTTTGACTTCCTCGATCCACCCACGCTCCTCCAGTGCGGCGAAGGCGGCTTGCACCTTCGCCTGACCGACATTTGCCAGCCTGCGTCTGGCCTCTCTCACGCTGAGGAATACCTCGTTCCCTGCAGATGGCCTATACGGAAGACTCCAGCGACACCTGTTGGCATGGCGCCAGGTATTCGGTGGCAAACGGCTGTATTCCTTGTCATTACAGCCGGTCATGCATTCATGCGGTGGAATGGTTCGTGCTGGCCAGGTATGGCAATCTGCAGGCAATTCCGAACGGGGCGTGCATGGAATGCAGCATGCGGCGGGCAAGTGGCAGACGCGTCGGGGAGCTGGCTGATGGACTTCACCGGCCTGACAAAGAAGTTTCCCAACAACCGGCCGCTGTCGGACTTCGAGCGTGAACATCGCTTGCTGCAGAAGAAGCGGCTGGATGTGCCGCTGCTGGCGCAGCTGTGCGTGGTGACGATGAATTCCCGCACGCTGGTATCGGTCGATCGCTGGTACGCCTACCGTGGTTATATCGCGCTGCTCGGGCTGATCGGTGTGGCCTTCGCGGTCGGCGGCATCGCGATGCTGGCCTGGATTCTGCTGATCGACAAAGCGCCGAATGAGAACGGCATCTGGGAGGCCATTTTCTTCGGCATCGTGATGTTCGCGGGGTTGGGGGTGGCCGGCGCCTGGGTGGCACGCAAGGAACTGTTCCGCTGGACCTATTACCCTATCGTGCTGGACCGTAAAACCCGGCAGGTGCATGTGTTCCGGCTGGATGGCACGGTACTGAGCGCGCCGTGGGATACGATCTATTTCACGCTGGGGCGGGGCACCGGACCGGTGGGGGCGTTCAACTGGGACATCCGCGGGCTGATCCTGGCCGAGGACGGCGTGACGGTGAAAGAGACCTTCGCGTTCTGCATCACCACCGGCGAAATCGAACATGCGCATTCGCACTGGGAATTCCTGCGGCGCTACATGCAGGAAGGCCCCGCGGCGGTGCGTGAGGCCGTGCTGTACTGCATGCCGCTGGAGCGCAGGCCGGAAAGCTTTGCGGTCGGCAAGGAACGCATCTTCGCCAACGATGCGCATGCGCCGGCCTTCATGTACCTGACGATGATTCCCTTCAACTACGTGCACGCGCTGGCGCGTTGGCTGGTGATGCGCACCAGCAAGGTGCCGGTGTTTCCGCCGGCGATCGAGGCGGCCAGACGGCCCGAGCCGGATGACCCGTATGTGTTCGACGCCTCGATGAATCCCGAGGACCTGCGCTAGGCACGTTGGCGCCGCAGCGCCGTCCTTGCCATGCGCGCCGGGGCATGCTCCCATCGGCAGGGACACCATGCCGCGCCACGGGAGCCCCGCCATGCCGCTTGCCCGCATCGACCTTCGCAAGGGAAAGACCCCCGAGTACCGCCAGCGCGTGGGCGAGGTGGTGTACCAGGCCATGCTGGCCATCGGCGTGCCACCGGATGACCGCTTCCAGGTCATCCAGGAGCACGATGCCGATGGACTGGTCTACGACCCGGGCTACCTGGGCATTGCCCGCACCGATGACTTCATCTGCATCCAGGTCACCTGGAACGAAGGCCGCACGCTGGAGCAGAAGAAGGCGTTCTACCTGGCCGTGGCCGACGGGCTGCACGCCGCCGTGGGTGTGCGCCGGGAAGACGTATTCATCAACCTGGTGGAAGTGAAACGGGAAAACTGGTCCTTCGGCAACGGCGTCGCCCAGTACGCCAGCTGAGGGCTATTTCCGCCGCTGCGCGAACAGCCAGTCACGCCACCAGCGGCCCGGCTGGATGTCCGCAGGTGGCTGGTGCGCCAGCCCCTGGTACTGGCGGAACTGCACGCGCGTATTGCCGGCGCGCTGCAGGGCCAGGAAGAAGCGGTGGTCGGCGGTGATCGGATTGTTGTCATCGGCATCGCCATGCACGATCAGCACCGGCAACTGGCGCAGCGTGCGTGCACTGTCATCGGCCGGCGCGATGCCCGAGAACGGCACGATCGCGGCCAGCAGCGTGTCATCCAGCGTGGGCGCCAGCCATGCCGCCGAGCCGCCCATCGAGAAGCCGGTTGCGTAGATACGCGCGGTGTCCACCGGATGATGGGCGGCGAAATCGCGCGCCAGTTCCAGCGCATGGGCCAGCACCGGCGCTGCGGTGGCATGCTGGTCGGGGCCCGGTGGCCCGTAGTGGGCGCTGCGTTCGGCGAACTGTGGCACCAGCACGAATGCGGGGTAACGTGCGCGCGTTTCGGGCAGCGCCCAGCTTTTGGCCATGCGGTCCAGCTGCAGGCGGTTGTCGGTGCCGATGCCGCCGGAGCTGTGCAGCTGGATCACCAGCGGATAGCGCCTGCCGGGCTCGATCCGCTGCGGTGGCAGCACCCGATAGGGCACGCTGCTGCCGTCGCGGGCGGTGAAGCGGGCCGCATCGAACACCGTCTCGTCCACCGCGGCCATCGCATCCGGTGCCAGTGCACCCACATCGGTGATGTGGCTGATGGGCGTGGCGGCGTGTGCGGCGGTGGCCAGCGCACCGGCCATGCCGAGGGCAAGGGTCAGCAGTCGAAACATCGGGGCCTTCCGGTGGCGTACAGGGCGGTCTGCCCGAGTGTAGGCGCTGGCCCGCACCGGGGACAGCGGGCGGCCACGCGCGTTTTTCATGGCTGCCCGCCATCGGTTTCATGGCGTTGGCGTCATGCCGGGTGAGTGACACCGGCGGCACGCGCCAGTGCGGTGGCATGCGCGCTGCCGCGCCGCTCGCTGTAGCGGTCCACCAGGTAGTCGGCGCGATCGCGGGTGAGTACGGTGAACTTCACCAGTTCCTCCATCACATCCACCATGCGTTCGTAGTAGGGCGAGGGCTTCATGCGGCCGTCGTCGTCGAATTCCTGCCAGGCCTTGGCCACCGAGGACTGGTTGGGGAGGGTCAGCATGCGCATCCAGCGGCCCAGCACGCGCAACGTGTTGACGGTGTTGAACGACTGCGAACCGCCGCTGACCTGCATCACCGCCAGTGTCTTGCCCTGGGTGGGGCGCACGCTGCCTTCCTCCAGCGGCAGCCAGTCGATCTGGTTCTTGAACACACCGGTGACCGTGCCATGCCGTTCCGGGCTGACCCAGACATGGCCATCGGCCCACTGCGACCACTGGCGCAGGCGCTGCACCTCGGGGTGGTCCTTGCCGACGCTGTCGAGCATGGGCAGGTGGTGCGGATCGAACACGCGGGTCTGGCAGCCCAGGTGCTGCAGCACCCGTTCAGCCTCCAGGGCCAGCTTGCGGCTGAACGATTGCGGGCGCAGCGACCCGTACAGCAGCAGGATGCGCGGTGGCTGGGCGGGCGTGGCGCCCAGTGCGGCATGGTCGGGGCCTGGCAGCAGGGAGGCGTCCAGGTGCGAGGGCAGGGGAGTTGCGTTCGGCTTATTCATTCGACTATTCTAGAAATATGGAAACGAATAATGCAATCGCCGCCCTGACCGCCCTGGGTCATGTGACCCGCCTGGCGGCCTTCCGTCTGCTGGTCGAAGCCGGTCCGGCCGGGCGCATGGCCGGGGATATCGCCGCCGCCCTGCAGGTGCCGCCGGCCACGCTCAGCTTCCACCTGAAGGAACTGCTGCAGGCTGGGCTGGTGCACAGCCAGAGCCAGGGCCGCCATGTCTGCTACCGGGCCAACTTCGATGCGATGACCGGCCTGATCGCCTACCTCACCCACAACTGCTGCGCCGGCTCTCCCAGTGCCGACTGCAGCCCGTCGGCGCCGGACTGCGCCTGCTGACCCTGGAGACTGCTGTCGTGACCCTGCAACGCGTCCTGTTCCTGTGTACGGGCAATTCCGCCCGCAGTATCCTGGCCGAAGCCACGCTGCGCGCGTGGGCCGGACACCGCTTCGAAGTATTCAGCGCCGGCAGCCAGCCTGCCGGTGTGGTCAACCCGCATGCCCTGGCCCAACTGCAGGCCGAGGGCATCGCCACGGCCGGGCTGCGCAGCAAATCGTGGGACGAATTCATCCATGGCACGCCGATGGACCTGGTGATCACCGTCTGCGATGCGGCGGCGGCCGAGGCCTGTCCGGTGGTGTTCGGTGATTTCCTGCGTACGCACTGGGGCCTGCCGGACCCGGCGGCGGTGCAGGGCAGTGATGCGGACAAGCAGCAGGCGTTCGCCCAGGCTCATGCCATCGTCAAGGCACGGCTGCTGGCGCTGCTGGCCTTGCCGGCGGCGACCTGGGGCGACCGGGCGCACCTGAAGCGGGCGCTGGACCGCATCGGCTTCGTGCAGCCGGACGACCCCCGGGCCTGAAGACTGCTGTTCGAGACCGCGTGCCATGAGCCTGTTCGAGCGTTACCTGACCCTGTGGGTCGCCCTGTGCATTGTCGTCGGCACCGCACTGGGGCATCTGTTTCCCGGTGCATTCGCCGCGCTGGCCGCGCTGGAGGTAGCCAAGGTCAACCTGCCGGTGGCGGTGCTGATCTGGTTGATGATCGTTCCGATGCTGCTGAAGGTGGACTTCGCGGCGATGCGCCAGGTGGGCCAGCACTGGAAGGGAATCGGCGTCACCCTGTTCATCAACTGGGCCGTGAAGCCCTTCTCGATGGCGCTGCTGGGCTGGCTGTTCCTGCGTCATCTGTTCGCCGACCTGCTGCCGCCCGGGCAGGTGGACAGCTACATCGCCGGCCTGATCCTGCTGGCGGCAGCCCCCTGCACGGCGATGGTGTTCGTGTGGAGCAACCTGTGCCGGGGCGATGCGGCGTTCACCCTGAGCCAGGTCGCGTTGAACGACGCCATCATGGTGGTCGCCTATGCGCCGGTGGTGGCGCTGCTGCTGGGCCTGTCAGCCATCACCGTGCCGTGGGGCACGCTGGTGCTGTCGGTGGGGCTGTACATCGTGGTGCCGGTGCTGCTGGCCGCGCTGTTGCGGCGGGTGCTGCTGGTACGCCGTGGCGCGCAGGGACTGCAGCGGGTACTGCACCGGCTGGGGCCGCTGTCGCTGGCGGCACTGCTGCTGATGCTGCTGGTGCTGTTCGGGTTCCAGGGCGAGCAGATCGTGCGCCAGCCGCTGGTGATCGCACTGATCGCCGTACCGATCCTGGTGCAGGTGTACTTCACCTCGGGGCTGTCCTACCTGCTCAACCGGCAGCTGGGCGTGGCCCACTGCGTGGCGGGGCCTTCGGCATTGATTGGTGCCAGCAACTTCTTCGAGCTGGCGGTGGCCACGGCAGTAGGCCTGTTCGGTGTGCACTCCGGGGCGGCACTGGCCACGGTGGTGGGCGTGCTGATCGAGGTACCGGTGATGTTGTCGGTGGTGCGCATCGTCAACGCCTCACGCCGCTGGTACGAGCGGGCCTAGGCCCGCCCGTACCGGAAGCTCATGCTTTCAGCCAGCGCGTGGATGCAGCGACCAGCAGCAGTGCGGCGGCCACACCGATGAAGGCGCCGACCAGGCCGATGTGGTGCGCGCCGAAGCCGATCAGCGCCGGCCCGGCCAGCACGCCGGCATACCCCAGCGTGGTGACGGCGGTGATGGCGATCGATTCGGGCATGCGCTTCTGGTTGCCGGCCAGCGAGAACAGCGCCGGCACCACGTTGGCGCAGCCCAGGCCCAGCATCACGTAGCCGGCCAGCGATGCCTGCCATGGCGTGACCAGGGTCAGCACCAGCACGCCGGCGGCGCCCAGCAGGCTGCCCAGCACGATGGTGCGGCGATGGCCCAGGCGTTCGACCACCGGATCACCGAACAGGCGGGCCACGGTCATCGTCAGGGCGAAGGTGGCAAAGCCGATGCCGGCATGGGCGGTGGCCACGCCGCGCACGTCGGCCAGGAACACCGCACTCCAGTCCATCATCGCGCCTTCGGCGAGGAAGGCGACGAACGCCAGCAGGCTGATGAACAGCACCACGCCGCGCGGCCAGGCCAGCATCGGTCCTTCGTGGCCGGCCCGTTCGCTGCGCCAGTGGCGCACCGATGCCATCGCCAGCAGCACCAGCGCGGCCATGCCGGCCAGCACCGACGGCAGCGGTGCCAGCACGGTATACAGCACGGTCATCGCGGCCCCCCCGATGAAGCCGCCGATGCTGTAGAAGGCGTGGAAGCCGGACATCATCGCGCGGCCGGAATCGCGCTCGACCACCACGGCCTGCACGTTCATCGTGCAATCCATCGCGCCCACGCCCGCACCGAATGCGAACAGCACCAGGCCCAACGTCCAGGCCGATGGTGCCAGCACCAGGCCGGGCAGGGTCACGAGGATCAGCGCGGTGGTGGCGATCATCACCGCGCGGCAGCCCACGCGCGCGGCCAGCAGGCCGGCCAGCGGCATCGCCAGCAGCGAACCGGCACCCAGGCACAGCAGCACCAGGCCGAGTGTGGCGTCGTTGGCCCCGGTACGGTCCTTGGCAAAGGGCACCAGCGTGGCCCACATCGCGGTGGCGAATCCAGGAATGAAAAAGGCGGCGCGGGTGGCGTGCTGCTGCGCGCGCGGTCGGTGCGGTGTCGTCATGGCGGAAGTGGCAGTGAGGATCAGGGCGGGGTGGGGTGCACGGCGATGCCGGCGGCAATGAAATGCGCGGCCAGTGCCGGCGGTGCCGAGGTGGTCAGCACCAGGTCGTCGATCTCCTCCAGGCTGGCCACCTGCCAGGTGCCGCGTGCACCAAGCTTGTCGGTGGTGGCGGCAACGATGATGCGGCTGCTGCAGGCCACCATGGCACGCTTGAGCGTGGCTTCCTCGCCATCCATCGCCCACACGCCGGTATCGGTATCCACCGCGCAGGCGCCGGGCAGGTAGACATCGGCACGCAGCCGCTGCACCTGCGCCAGGGCTTCGGCGCCCACCGCGCCACCGCCAGCCGCCAGCCGGCCACCGATCAGCTGCACCGTAGTGCCCGCCTGCCAGGTGGCCGCCGTGGCGATCTGCGGGGCGTTGGTGATGACGGTCAGGCCGAGCGCGCCCGGCAGGTGCTGGGCGATGGCCAGGTTGGTGGAGCCGGCATCGATCAGCACCACCTGCCCGGGCTGCAGCAGGGCACAGACACGGGCCGCCAGTTCGGCCTTGTCGCCGCGGTCCTGGGTGACGCGCTCGCGCAGCGGTGCCGCCTTGGGGGCAGGCAGTACCGCGCCGCCATACACCCGCTGGCACAGGCCCTGCGCGGCCAGTTCACGCAGGTCGCGGCGGATGGAATCTTCGGAAACGGCGTAGCGGCGGGCCAGATCGGCGGCAATGACGCGGCCCTGCTGGCGCAGTTCGTCCAGGATCAGCTGGCTGCGCTCGGCGGGCAGCGCGGTGGGGTCGGCAGACATGGGGAAGGTGACGGGGGAGCGGGAGAATGAGTGTGCATGATCGTGCATAAACGTGCAATAACGCGATTCATGGGCCGGGTAGCGCCGGGGCACGTGCCATCGCAACCGGTGAGACCGCCCTGGCTATCCTCATCGGCATGACACTTCCTGCCGGCTTTCACTGGGTCAAGCCGCGCCCTTCTGCTGCAGGGCGGGGCGAAGCCATCGCATTCGAGGGCATCTGCGTGGTGCGGCTGTGGCACCGCCCCGGCCCCGGCGGCTGGATGGCCCAGCTGGACTGCCATCGCCCAGGCGGCGGGCCCGAACGCCTGCGTCCGTGCACGGGCCACGTGCAGGGGCGCTGCGGGGCCGAAGCCTGGGTGTGGCGGCACCATCAACGGCTGGTGACCGAAGTACAGCAGGCGCGCCGTCTGCGCGACAGCCTGCGCTTGCCCGGGCAGGTGCGCGCTGTGAACGCTCCGGTGGCGGTGGTCAGGCGCTGAAGCGCCCGCGTGCCATGGCCTGCATCGCGCGGGCCATGGTCTGGAACACGCGCGGGTCGCGGCACTGGGCGGCATTGAAGCGCAGGAAATCGGCCATTCCCTGGGACTGGCTGAAGGCGTTGCCCGGGGCGAGTACGACATTTTCACGCAGGCAGTGGCGGGCCAGCTCGGCGGCATCCATGCCATCGGGCAGGCGGCACCACAGGAACAGGCCGGCGTCGGGCTGCAGCCAGGGCTGGATGCCCAGCGGCTGCAGTCTGCGCAGCGTGTGCCGGCGCGCGTCGGCCAGGTGGCTGCGTACGCCCTGCATGTGGCGGCGGTAGCCGCTGTCGGTCAGCGCGATGTGGGTGACGTGCGCGGCCAGGTGCCCCCCGCCGAAGGCGGTCGCCAGCTTCAGATCGGTCAGTGCGTCGATCCAGTCGTGGCGGGCGGCGATGTAACCGCAGCGCATCGCCGCCGATACCGTTTTGGAAAAACTGCCCACGTGGATCACCCGCTGCAGCCCGTCCATGGCCGCCAGGCGTGGTGCCGGGCTCAACTCGAAGTCGGTGAAGATGTCATCTTCCACGATGATCAGGTCGCTGCGCTCGGCCAGGCCAAGCAGGCGATGGGCGGTGGTGGCCGACAGCACCGCACTGGTCGGGTTGTGCAGGCCGGCGTTGGTGACGTACAGGCGCGGGCGGTGCTCCTGCAGAG
Encoded proteins:
- a CDS encoding DeoR/GlpR family DNA-binding transcription regulator, yielding MSADPTALPAERSQLILDELRQQGRVIAADLARRYAVSEDSIRRDLRELAAQGLCQRVYGGAVLPAPKAAPLRERVTQDRGDKAELAARVCALLQPGQVVLIDAGSTNLAIAQHLPGALGLTVITNAPQIATAATWQAGTTVQLIGGRLAAGGGAVGAEALAQVQRLRADVYLPGACAVDTDTGVWAMDGEEATLKRAMVACSSRIIVAATTDKLGARGTWQVASLEEIDDLVLTTSAPPALAAHFIAAGIAVHPTPP
- a CDS encoding DUF6708 domain-containing protein, translating into MAICRQFRTGRAWNAACGGQVADASGSWLMDFTGLTKKFPNNRPLSDFEREHRLLQKKRLDVPLLAQLCVVTMNSRTLVSVDRWYAYRGYIALLGLIGVAFAVGGIAMLAWILLIDKAPNENGIWEAIFFGIVMFAGLGVAGAWVARKELFRWTYYPIVLDRKTRQVHVFRLDGTVLSAPWDTIYFTLGRGTGPVGAFNWDIRGLILAEDGVTVKETFAFCITTGEIEHAHSHWEFLRRYMQEGPAAVREAVLYCMPLERRPESFAVGKERIFANDAHAPAFMYLTMIPFNYVHALARWLVMRTSKVPVFPPAIEAARRPEPDDPYVFDASMNPEDLR
- a CDS encoding PLP-dependent aminotransferase family protein — protein: MARQPTRIDTVMNAVRARISARVDAPGSRLPSVRAQAAAMGMSVSTVVEAYERLTAEGVIQARAGSGFYVAGPAAPLALAAMEPRLDRAVDPLWVSRQSLEMPADALRPGCGWLPPEWLYQDGVRRGLRVASRADPAQLADYGSPLGLPAMRQTLRRRIAALGIDTDMDQLLLAESGTHAVDLVCRFLLKPGDIVLVDDPSYFNFHALLKAHQVQVVGVPYTPTGPDLDAFATALQEHRPRLYVTNAGLHNPTSAVLSATTAHRLLGLAERSDLIIVEDDIFTDFELSPAPRLAAMDGLQRVIHVGSFSKTVSAAMRCGYIAARHDWIDALTDLKLATAFGGGHLAAHVTHIALTDSGYRRHMQGVRSHLADARRHTLRRLQPLGIQPWLQPDAGLFLWCRLPDGMDAAELARHCLRENVVLAPGNAFSQSQGMADFLRFNAAQCRDPRVFQTMARAMQAMARGRFSA
- a CDS encoding arsenate reductase ArsC, with amino-acid sequence MTLQRVLFLCTGNSARSILAEATLRAWAGHRFEVFSAGSQPAGVVNPHALAQLQAEGIATAGLRSKSWDEFIHGTPMDLVITVCDAAAAEACPVVFGDFLRTHWGLPDPAAVQGSDADKQQAFAQAHAIVKARLLALLALPAATWGDRAHLKRALDRIGFVQPDDPRA
- a CDS encoding MFS transporter, with translation MTTPHRPRAQQHATRAAFFIPGFATAMWATLVPFAKDRTGANDATLGLVLLCLGAGSLLAMPLAGLLAARVGCRAVMIATTALILVTLPGLVLAPSAWTLGLVLFAFGAGVGAMDCTMNVQAVVVERDSGRAMMSGFHAFYSIGGFIGGAAMTVLYTVLAPLPSVLAGMAALVLLAMASVRHWRSERAGHEGPMLAWPRGVVLFISLLAFVAFLAEGAMMDWSAVFLADVRGVATAHAGIGFATFALTMTVARLFGDPVVERLGHRRTIVLGSLLGAAGVLVLTLVTPWQASLAGYVMLGLGCANVVPALFSLAGNQKRMPESIAITAVTTLGYAGVLAGPALIGFGAHHIGLVGAFIGVAAALLLVAASTRWLKA
- the arsH gene encoding arsenical resistance protein ArsH; this encodes MNKPNATPLPSHLDASLLPGPDHAALGATPAQPPRILLLYGSLRPQSFSRKLALEAERVLQHLGCQTRVFDPHHLPMLDSVGKDHPEVQRLRQWSQWADGHVWVSPERHGTVTGVFKNQIDWLPLEEGSVRPTQGKTLAVMQVSGGSQSFNTVNTLRVLGRWMRMLTLPNQSSVAKAWQEFDDDGRMKPSPYYERMVDVMEELVKFTVLTRDRADYLVDRYSERRGSAHATALARAAGVTHPA
- a CDS encoding helix-turn-helix transcriptional regulator, encoding METNNAIAALTALGHVTRLAAFRLLVEAGPAGRMAGDIAAALQVPPATLSFHLKELLQAGLVHSQSQGRHVCYRANFDAMTGLIAYLTHNCCAGSPSADCSPSAPDCAC
- a CDS encoding prolyl oligopeptidase family serine peptidase; protein product: MFRLLTLALGMAGALATAAHAATPISHITDVGALAPDAMAAVDETVFDAARFTARDGSSVPYRVLPPQRIEPGRRYPLVIQLHSSGGIGTDNRLQLDRMAKSWALPETRARYPAFVLVPQFAERSAHYGPPGPDQHATAAPVLAHALELARDFAAHHPVDTARIYATGFSMGGSAAWLAPTLDDTLLAAIVPFSGIAPADDSARTLRQLPVLIVHGDADDNNPITADHRFFLALQRAGNTRVQFRQYQGLAHQPPADIQPGRWWRDWLFAQRRK
- a CDS encoding tautomerase family protein, with protein sequence MPLARIDLRKGKTPEYRQRVGEVVYQAMLAIGVPPDDRFQVIQEHDADGLVYDPGYLGIARTDDFICIQVTWNEGRTLEQKKAFYLAVADGLHAAVGVRREDVFINLVEVKRENWSFGNGVAQYAS
- the arsB gene encoding ACR3 family arsenite efflux transporter, with product MSLFERYLTLWVALCIVVGTALGHLFPGAFAALAALEVAKVNLPVAVLIWLMIVPMLLKVDFAAMRQVGQHWKGIGVTLFINWAVKPFSMALLGWLFLRHLFADLLPPGQVDSYIAGLILLAAAPCTAMVFVWSNLCRGDAAFTLSQVALNDAIMVVAYAPVVALLLGLSAITVPWGTLVLSVGLYIVVPVLLAALLRRVLLVRRGAQGLQRVLHRLGPLSLAALLLMLLVLFGFQGEQIVRQPLVIALIAVPILVQVYFTSGLSYLLNRQLGVAHCVAGPSALIGASNFFELAVATAVGLFGVHSGAALATVVGVLIEVPVMLSVVRIVNASRRWYERA